In Anaerolineales bacterium, the following are encoded in one genomic region:
- a CDS encoding redox-sensing transcriptional repressor Rex: MSKPIPDIVIGRLPIYLRALVQMAQEGRQVTSSQELGERLGISAAQIRKDLSQFGEFGKQGTGYRIEFLSKQLGEILKVDRVWDVAIVGAGDIGRALASYSGFSERGFRIAMIFDSKPELVDKEAAGIVIRDSRKLKEDIAAAGIKIAMIAVPATQAQEVVNQLVEAGVRAILSYAPVHLSVPAGVRVQNIDPSIHLQRMTYYLD; the protein is encoded by the coding sequence ATGAGCAAACCGATTCCAGACATCGTTATTGGGCGCCTGCCGATTTACCTGCGCGCCCTGGTGCAAATGGCCCAGGAAGGCCGACAAGTGACCAGTTCGCAGGAATTGGGCGAACGCCTGGGCATTTCCGCCGCCCAGATCCGCAAGGATCTCTCGCAGTTTGGCGAATTTGGCAAGCAAGGCACGGGTTACCGCATCGAGTTCCTCTCCAAGCAGCTCGGAGAGATCCTCAAAGTGGACCGCGTGTGGGATGTGGCAATTGTGGGCGCCGGCGACATTGGCCGGGCGCTGGCGAGCTACAGCGGGTTCAGTGAGCGCGGCTTTCGTATTGCCATGATCTTTGACAGCAAGCCGGAACTGGTGGACAAAGAAGCCGCCGGAATTGTGATCAGGGACAGCCGCAAGTTGAAAGAGGATATCGCTGCGGCCGGCATTAAGATTGCCATGATCGCCGTGCCGGCCACACAGGCCCAGGAAGTGGTCAACCAGCTGGTCGAGGCCGGGGTGCGCGCCATTCTGAGCTACGCCCCGGTGCACCTGAGCGTGCCGGCCGGGGTACGCGTGCAGAACATCGACCCATCGATCCACCTGCAGCGCATGACATACTATCTGGATTAG